The Haematobia irritans isolate KBUSLIRL chromosome 1, ASM5000362v1, whole genome shotgun sequence DNA segment aaacaaaacattttattttatttttgtgtttttcgtttttcaaaAGGACCACTGTAAAGAGTTTTTCAGCTTATTATTAAAAATAGatacaagttttgttttttggttttaaaGAATACGtggatttaaaatttgtttttaagagattaatgtaaaataaaaaatatgaatcaGAAAATTAACAACCAAGTTTTGTAAGTATTTGTCACgtatacccaacaaaaaatcAACATACAAGGTAAGCATATTATTTGCTTTGTATGTGGGTATGATCTGCTTTAGGGGTGTATATAAGTGTCAATGTTGCTTTTCTTTTCTATTATTTATGTATATCAATGTAAAGGTTTACAAGTTATTTTATGCAAATAAGTTTATAGATTATTATATGGATTTTCATAttcacagaatttttatttaataattttgaggTTCTCTgcataactaaaatttaaaaaaaaaattcaacaatagGGCAGTGCATTGTGAAAAAAGAATGGAAACATTTGTAATGGGATCGAAACTATGATGATTTTTTTTGAAGAGGGATATTATCAAGGATACTTAAAAGAAAAGAGGAAGGTGTAtaataatatgaaataaaaaaggaCTGCTTTTATATCACAGTTTTTATGGTTATACAGCAAGTCCAGGAGTCTGTTACAGTTTCAGTTACACATTCAAATCATTTCGAAATGCTCAATATCCTAAATGGTAAGTTAAtaattagttttagttttttttttgttttgtttaggaaatatggataTCTTCCTAAGTCCGGAGGGGGATAGAGAATTgtagaatttttctttatagtttgctttgaattgcttttaagtttaaatttaaattggttttttttaatatacatataATAATATCTAAAAAAGGTTTAatgattgtttttttatatttattaatttgtttggtttttcaatacttagtttttttatatatatatttctttttatcgTAATATCCAAGTTaggaaaaagtttttgtttttctcttataataaaaaaaggaaaacgagtaaaattaaaaaaaaagtatatgacTCACGAAAAAAGTTTCGTTTTTGTTAAGCGTATTTCGAATTTTCTTTCCAAGACTTTTGGGATTTTAGTGTGGGTTCAGTATTTAtagttatgtatgtatatatttgtataatatgcatatatatgtatgtgtttatatatgtatgttaagGTATGAGCCATATAGATTTACTCAATAATTCATTACAATGTAAATTCCCCAGACAAGCCAAACAGCTTACCTGGAGATCTGTGTTTGTATGAGGTGAGCATAAAGAGAACATCATGTATTTAACTGGGCTCTATTTAACAAGGCAAATACATAAGATTCTCTTTGGTAGTAGTGATTGAGTTATTTCGTTTCTTTGCTGAGATCATTCTCTCATAGATTCTATGTAAGTGTAAGTTATTaagattgaattttttttggttggcATGTTcgttctgtctgtctgtccgtccgtccgcctgtttgTTTTTGTCctttgtatatatgtatgtgttaatctttttttttttaatataattatcgtttgtttttgtattcttgttaatggaaaaatacttaaaattgtaaaattttctttcgttataCTGAATGTATTTGTATTTTGGTTTAGCGGCTTTTCATAATAAATGTGTATGGCTTTTCTTTTTATGCAAGAGTTGTTGCAttgcatttgtttttttatttttattataagaaATTAGTTTGTTTTTCATTGAACAGTCGTTTTTGCTtcgtttttttgtgttgttgctTTTTGggcttaaattaaaatttacaattaatatAAAGTTGGTTTacataaataattaatatatatttaagttttttggtttttaaattttgaattgaattgctTTTAAAATTTAGAATGCATCTGTTATAATGGGTTTTTAGTTTTCTGGTtttattctttttaaatttaatttaattgtagaattaattaataataacattaagtgttttttggggtttgggtttttttttttgaaatatattttattattaatttaaaaaagattttgtttaatgttcttgtatgaaattaaattcgtgttttattccatttaattatacaaattgaaaatatttttatattataataaaaataattccaaaacttaaaattaattgttgcttttggtttttaataaatttcttttatagttttgcctttatttatcaaaaattttaaagcaaaagaacattttgactaaatttgttttttatagaaaaattaaaagattaataCTTCTCTTATTATGACTATGTGTTCATTGAGAGAAGATAAATCAGTGTAGAAATGTTTTTTGGGATTGGATAGAACTTTTGGTAAGGCTGGCATATTTTCCACTATGGCTCTCAATAGCGTACCTAACATTCTTTTTCTATTCctccgaaataaaattgaatacagTTTCTATTTTGATCAAATGTATAGCCACAAAAATCTCCGAAGTGTCTTTTCTGAGAGACTAAAAAGATCCCTGCAGTATTTAGAAACATAAATGTCCACGCTCCACATTTTcttctatatttaaattttaatatattcataTTCATATATTCCTTATTCAGAAAATTGTTCTACAATGCCGAGTCCACCATGAGATATTATCAATAGCATAGATATCACAAGTACTGTGATAGGAAATATATCATTGTTTTTCATAAGACTTTCGATTTTTGCtactattgaaaataaaaattccccTTTCTATTCAATGAGGACTTTTCGACATTTTCATTAAAGTCAGTTAGTCGATTTGACTCAATTTTGAAAAGCTATTGGAAAACGATTGGTCGAACTTGTAGATAGATTTTGatagtaaacaaaacaaatccatttttatccaaaaatcgacAAGTCCAATTTGCATTGAATTTGCCAATGTAATGtagatatttttgaaatttcattaaaaatccaaatttacagAAGTCGACTTTTCAATAGTCGCCGAAGTCGAAAATTTACTCTATTAAAtgtgaaaaaagtaaaaacgtcGACTGGTGCAACCTCATGTAGTCGACagtcgactttttaaaatttttaaaaagtaaaaaaatcgaaattttaaaaaagagaaCAAGTCGGAAtttggattgtcatcaaaatcgcTAATTTGTGTCCCTGGGATAGGTGTAATAGgtaatattttaggctcacttagactactgagtccattgtgatacaccaGGTGGTGaccttcattttttttaacaaagagTTCTGCTCATTGATAAGGGATCTCCTTCCGGGTGAATAGTACCTTAAGTACTGAGAAGTGATTAGGAGGTAAAGATTTTGTATCATTCGCGCTCATCGATGAGCACTATCCGATTGGGCTGTGGTTTAACATTAAGGACTTTGTTCATTTACATTTCTCTGGAACCACCATATTTACTAAGGATTATAGGCACCTCTGGAAAAATTATCTACAATATCGGAGCCGTGACCATTTCTTTCATAGATAGACTTGTTAAATCAACGCCGTGTTTTTTGTCTGGTAGTTATCTTGAAttctcaaataaaaaacaaactaacAAATGGAACACATATaacatcaaaaaacaaaaattatttttatttatttatagatagATATAcgatttatcaaaatgttctcTTATATTGGGAtatgaaaaatgtaaaatattggCCTTATTTGAATTTCCTCACATCAagggtatttttcttttttttttgtttgttttatatctttttaataaatttagcttAGCTAGTCAtcgtccaataaaaaaaaaacgtggtTAGAGTACTATATAATGTGTGTAAAAGAATAGGTCTATGATTGTGTTAAGCAGTTGTTAGTTAGGgggagattttttttctctGGAATCACATTACCCTCTCTAATTGTCATTCATATCCTTGATAGCCTGTAGTATACGTTTGACATGACCAACTTTTAttacacccaaatccttaagatCTCGACGACCTAAAGTGAGAAGTTCTTTGCCTCGAATATCATTACGTAGGAAACTGTCAACATATTCTGATAATTGCATGGTCTCCAACCAGGTAACCACTTCGTTGACACTCCAATTGTTAACAGCTTCTCGGGTGTTGGTGAGAGGAGGTTTGAATTGATTTTGACCAGCTGTGGATCCAGATCGTAGACGTGTCCAAAATGCTCGAGATTTACGACGACCATCACCCTATAAGAAAAACTCATTAAATTACAATTCACCTTAGCTTCATTTCAAAGAGATCGTACCTCTTCGTTGGGAGCCAAAACATTGAAATACGCTCTCAATTTACCATCCACACATTTCTGCACCGAACATTTCTTTAATTCCATTTCCATGTTGGCCAAAGCAGCACTCAATTTGCTCTCAAGATCTTCACGTAAAATCAAACTATGGCCTCGATCTCTTAACAGGGTACAGGCATCATCGTAAAGTTGTCGCGAAGAGTCTATGACTTCAACCAATTTGGTGCGCAGTGAAGGACCCTCTAACAGCTTGCCCTGGGGATGTATACTTTCTAGGGCATCTTGGGCTCGACAGGCCACCGCGTAGAGATCATGCCTCAACGTGGGATGTGATATTATCAGGAATTTCACCCATTTGATTAAAGAACTCACAGCctcaatgaaattaagtaaaacATAGCATTCTCTTTCGGAGATGACCTCATCCGTAGAGGTTGCATGCTCCGAAGCTGTTGAAGAATGATCTCGTTGTATGGATATGCTGTGTTGTCGTTGTTTCTCCTGCCAGGTTTTCAGAGAGGCTTCCAGATTACGATTGCGGCATAGCATTTGTACACGATTCTTATGGAGAATACGAATCATACCGGGTGGCTGCAGCCAGGCTTCTCCATCAACTTGTATGGGTATTTCCTCATCGCCCAGAATATTGATTTGGACACTCTGACACTGGGCAATGCGATGATGTTGCAGATTGATGAGACGAGAGGCAGCCATTTGTACAGAGCCGAATACGGCAACAACTTCGAGAATTCGATCATCAAAGTTGGGAACCAAAAAGATGTCATCCTTTTTCGAATTGCCCCAGAAATTTGTGCCACCCATGAAACTGTAAAGCAAGAAAACAAAACTTCGACAAATTCTTATGCCAAAAATGTAGGATATTACCTTGGAATATTCAAGATTACAATGCCCTGCAGAGAGGGCAATGGTATCCTCTGGCCATCACATTCCAATTGTACACGTTGTTCCAAATTCTTACAGGTCTTTTGCAAGAGTTGTTTAGATCCCAGAACTCCATACCACATATAATTCTTGGCCCTGGAACGACATTTTTCAGGATGTTCTTCTCGTTTGTTATGGAAATCCAGAGAGATCTTGGCATCAATTCCAATACCAAAATAGTTATTCATCACACATTTCTCATGATAACCAGCCAAGAGGGTTTCATCGGGATCCATTAAGGGGCTGACAGCTGCACACAAGGTATCAGCATTAGCCAAGAGACATTTCGATATGAATCCAGAACCTCCACCTGTAAGATCTGAGAAAAAAAACATAGCCCATTAGGTAATACTACCAACTATCGCCGTGAGGACCTTAACTTACTTGGCCAGTTGGGCAACTTGACTATCGGATTGATGAttggtaattttcgattttcttcTGTGGGTGTTTTGTCCTTTTCCTTTTTCTCTTTATCCTCCTTTTCGGGAGCCATGCCAAAATGATCGAACCCAAAGAGACTGGATCCGGTAAAGAGACTAGTTTTCGATCCCTTGAGATTTTGGAGATTTGGCAAAGCTTCATTTGGctagaaaaacaaatacaagGATACTATTAGCAAGCAACAGATCCTAGTTGTATACGATGCAGTTGTAACTCATTAACCACTAGACAAGGAAATCTGTCTAACTACTTTAGAGATTTGGAGATTATGTACAGTTCAGTTAGCTTCAGAATAACAAGTGAGAAGGACATTAGGAGGAAATTACTAACGGATAGCATCTAAAGAGTAGATCCAGAGATAGCAGTCTACGGAAGCTTGGATTGTACGCATAAAACATATTAAGAGTTACTTTCCAACTAGGCGGGTTCGGTTCCTGGGAGAGTGATAGTGAGTAATAGTGATGGGTGGTGGCGGTGTGAAAAAgagtttttacaaaatcaaagGATCGGTTTGTCGGTCCATCATGATCGGGGGGATATTCATGATGGGAATTTGGAACAAGGTCTCTTACCAATAATATCAGTGGCCTGATTAGGGCCAAAGTGGCCATACGTATATCGGGTTCGGCTACCACAAACAGTTTTAAGCCCAGCAAGCCATAGACGCGTTCCGACAAAATACCCTTCGATCTTTTCTTCTACAACAGACAGAGTCAAGAGCCAAGAGAGTATGATGATAAATGAGTAAGTGAGAGTGTCTGTGCTTGTGTGCGCGTGTGATGCATGAAAGGAAATCGCCTCAAAGCACGAAAGCAAAGGCTTCACTCTATATGCCTGGCTGCGAAGCCTAAAAACCTTTTGCTTTCATACCTTGTTGTCTTTGGCAACTGCGttaatttccaagaaaatattttgatgatatttacaCTTCAGTTTCTTATAAAAGcaataattttgaaatacaTACCAATTGTGTTTGCTAAATCAGATCAAAGCGAGTCAAAGTCAAAGCAGATTCAAATGCATATGCTATGTTTGAGTATAttaaagtacttcaaagtatttTCGTACATACAGTGACTCCCTACTTTAGAAGTGGAAGAAGGCCATGGTTCTCTCCAGTGGGGTGGTATAGTGAGTAAGTGTGAGTGTGTTATTGTTTGTAGTGTAAGCCCAGGAGTTGAGTGAGCTTCGCCAGTAGTAAGAAATTCTCTTACACTTTCGTTTTACTTCGTTCTCTCATCTAACCAGCACGGCCCATTAATCTTGTTTTGGTGTTGCTGTGCTGTGACTTGTGTATGTGTGTACGTGTGTTTTCTGTGTGCGTCGTGTTCTCACAAAGAGCGAGAGAATATAATGTTGGCTTACCTTAAAGAGACTACCACAGCTTATCCTACGACTTGCGGCTGGTGAGGAATTAAGGAACCGATTATGTTCTGGATCCAAACTCAAATAGTTGGGATTGAAGCCGGAATGGCGacgatccttatccttatcgaaCTCTCGCACCGTCAAGGATGTAGCATGACTCGAGTGCCTACGTATTTCAGAGGGCACACGTATGGCCAACAAACTGCTACATGCCTCCGGATTCAGGGGCCTTATGGCATCTCCTCTCAGGGGGGTGGGTGGCCGGACAACAACACTTATCTGTGGATGATGAGGAGTTACATCATCAAATGATTCTTTTTTACAGGAGTCATCAAAAGTTATTCGCTTTACATCTTGTCCGGGTATGGATTTCCTCGGCGAAGACTTCAAACAGGAGGtactggtggtggtggtggtgtcgCTTACTTCAATCCTTATGGCAGTGGCCGTGGACAAATCATCTTCGGACTGATGGCCGCTGGTCGTAGTCAAGGTGTGCTGACTGCTACTGGTGGTGGTCGATGTTATTATGGTGCCTTCATCTACGGATTGCTGCTGTTGGGATACAAGTTTCGAAGTTGTTTCTTTAGTTTGTTTAAGGGAAGAACGTTTCTTGGGTCGCTAAACGAAGCAACGAGGACAACGAACGAACGAACCAAAGAAGAAATCACAACGATACAAAACAGAACAAAAAAGGAGAAAAGGTTACCATAATGCAAATGCTGAGCAGTGCACTTATGAGGACTTGTGTGAGTTGTGGACTTTGAGTAGCTCTAACCTTACCTTGAAACTTTGACGAGCTATATCACTGCCCTCCACAAACTGGGCCAATGAGCAGAAACGAGGAGGCTCACGTATCTTTTGATCATCACAACGGTTGTCAATTTCAAACACAATATTCTCAAAGCCAAACTGCTGGGGATTGTCATCGCTGTCCATGCGGTCAAGGCGAGCGGCACGCGGAGGTGAGGAACCCCGTCTAGCCTTTGGGTTGGCTCGAGCCGGTTTGGGAGGTGGTATGGCAGCCCTTTCGGAGcacatcaatgtggtatcatcgGTTATGGTATTATCCTGCAAGGCATAGGTAATGTCATGGCCCAACACGGAACTGATATCATCCATAAGGCTTTCTCCGGGAATGTTTTCGGTCTCATCGCTTGTCTCAGGCGAGTCTATGTGCGTAAATTCATTGGAGTCCAAATTCTGCAACACAAAAAACAGGAGCTACACAATTTCCCTTCCCTCGTTAAGATATTTCCCACTAACCTGTAACAAATCACCCAATTGATATCCTGTCAGAGGCTGCTCGTGCTTGTCAAATATCTCTGAGGCCACACTGCACTCCTCATTGCTAATAGCCGACAAGACATCACTTGGTTCTCCTTGGAATTCCTCCTCGGATGACTGGTCCTAAAAGAGTGGGAAAAAGAGTTAGGTGAAATCAAAGCCAAATGACCCAACAGAAACAGGGTCACACATACAGTGTTCCCATCTGTATCGATTATGGTTATGCTATCGCCTGTATAGACATTACAGGCATCATTAGGGTTTACTACAATCGTTGGTACCTGGAGATCACAAGTATGAACCAAAGCCTCGCCGCTGATGGTAACCTTCTTTGTTTGTTGCCCCTCTTCTGCACTCTCCTTATCTTTATCCAATTGCTTACTCATGTAGTAGTTGCGTTCGAAGACCTCAATGGGGCGGAATTCGGAGAGGGGATCCACCAAGTGATCACTGGTCAAAATGGGAACTGTCAGGAAATTTCTCTCTGTGGGTGTGGAGGCACCTTCGCTACCAGGCGATAGACGATTACCAGCATCGTCAATATTTGCACCTCCACTTAAGGAAAAACGCGTTCTGCGATAAGTGGTCTCTCCGTTTCCATTACTATTCTCTTCCTGTTCCTGTATAACTTCGGGAACTCCCGAGCTACGACGGCTATCGGCAAATTGCCGTGGAACTGGCAAACTGATGGTATTGAAAAAATGCTCGTCCATAGATTCACGTCTCGTATCGGGTAGAGGTGATATGCATGTGAGACGCGACGATTCCATGGTGGGTGATATTATGTTGATGGGTGGTATAATGGGCAAAGGAGAGGTGCAGGGTGTTGAATCACTTGAGGTCGTAGTAGGGATTTTCAAGGCTTCAAAAGGAGTCACAGATAAACGGCGTTGATAGCGTTTCGGCCTACCGGGCTCCGAATGTTCTACTACGTTGTACATGGCTCGTTTGACGCTATTGGCACGACTTTGTAAGGCTTCACGTTCGTTGCCACGCAATGAGCGACTATTTCGCCTCTCTTTTAGATTTAATTGATCTTTCTCATTCTTCTCGATTGATATGTTAGGATTTCTACAAAGAAACAGAGACATTAACTTATTGTTGTTTTACAGGGAAGTATAAACTTACAAGAGGCTCGAGGATGAGGCTGTCAATATGGGTGAATTGGGTGCCGATTTGGCTATGATGCTATTGATTGTAGACAGCAAATCATCTCCATTATGTGAGCCATTCTCTTCCTCTTTCAAAGCATCCAAGAGCATATTGACCTTCTGTCTAAGAATGTCACATTTCAAAGTCAGTTGGTCATCCTCTTTGCGATTCTCACACATGCGTTCCAATAAATCATCAATGGTCTCGCAGAGGGTTTTCGTAGCTGACATAAGAGTGGGTAAGTCATCGGTTTCCACAATGGAGCGAAGATTCTCATTAGCTGCTGTAACCATCCCAGTAAGCAGGGCCTCTTGTTCGGAGGACAAGGACATTTTTGGCATTTTTGGATGTACCGAGACGGCTTTTTCGAAGACCATGATACTCCAGCGATCCAACATTTTGGTGCTTGCCGTTTCATAACGTTCCAAGATTTGAGGGAGATGGGCATCATCGTCACAGGAAGAACCCCAGCCTAGGACACGGGCCAAATCGTTACCAGTACCCAATGGGAGGACAGCTACTTGACATTGTTTCTACCAAGGAAAGTAAAGATAAGGCGATGAATAGAACCACATGGACTCATGGATAAATCAATTCACTTACATGCATGCTGAAGCGGTCTATCTCACTAAGGACCCAACCCACCGAGCCATCTCCGGAACACACCAATATACGGAACATTTCAAAATGACGAAACAGTCTCAAACCCAATCCGGGACCTGTTGAGATTAAATCGAATACTTGAGCCGGATTTAGGAGCTGTTTAAATCTTCGCAGAAACTTGACTCCCTGATTATCACCCGACTTGGAGTTGACAAATACAAGCAAAGGTGAAAAGTTTCCTTTGGGGCTGGCCACATCCCAGGAATCATCATTGCCTATGGAATGGACACACGTGGGTGGTACCACCGAAAGCTTGGCCGGACCCATGGGACATGCTATGGCCACATGGGGACGACAAGCCACATGCACTGTGGTTCGACACCACAAACATCTCCAGTCCTGTAAGCGCAATACGGAGCCACAGGTTTTCTTGCATACCGCACATGTGGCTGACACTGGCAAATTACCCTCCATCCATTGATGGGGCATAACAATACTACCATTTTGGTCTTCAATTATATCCTTGCCCACTGTGGCCAAAGTGGTCCATTTACAATTTGCAATGGCCTTGGCAGCACAACGTTTGTGAACTTTGCACTTGCACACCTCACACGACAGGCCATGCGAGGTGACTCCCGACAAGGCATCACGGCAAACGTTACAGTAGGTTGGTCGTGCGTGTGACGTGGCATACCAGTGATGGTGGTTGGCGAATATATCATGCTGCTCGATGAAAAAACTATCTCCTCTTGAGCGGGGCGGTATGGAGGCCGATTTTAACGAACCCAGCCAGTCCTCCATTTCACGTCGTGATTCTGCACACAATACTAGAGAACGGGTGGGTGTGATAACCTGCAAAGAGCAAAGAATCCAATGATAATTAAATCAATCAATGAGTGAGTTGTGTGAGTTGCTGTGCCATAAGCCAAATGAGATCATCATCAGTTAAGGTAATCTTCAATCCATCAGTGTCTAGCTTACATTGCTCATTTGTGTCTTGGCACTGCCAATTGTTCATTAATCAGTCCACGCTGATGCTATTACGAAGGATATGTTTGACGGTGCTCATTAACAATTTCTCTTCGTTTCCCTATTCCCACATTAATGACATAGTGCAGGGATACATTATTAAAGGTAATGCCATGATGTAAAAGAAAAGATGAAACAACCATTGACATATACACTAAAagaaaatcagctgatttttTTACACATGGAAAGTGAGCCTTCCAAAGATATTGGTCTTACATTTTAcagtgtatgtatgtgtatttgacaaaaaaatcattGTCTACTGTCTGTCGATGTGTCCATCTATTTGTCTGCCCATTTGACTTTCCCAATTTCACCGAAGGTGTTAGCCAAATCCATCCATTTTTATAAGCgaacaaatttcaaatcaatttgATTCAGCTAGTTTGTTTGTTCTCACTTTCTAAAGTTATCTTATTTAAGCCAAACCCAAAGTCTTCTATTTTATAACGCCTCTCAATTGAACAGGGTTGACGTGTTTTATTATACAATAGCTCTCAAATTAATAACTGAAAAGTGCGAATATTTTTCGAGTGTAGTGAACGGAAACATGGAAACTGCTATCTACTTTATGTAAGAAATGTAATTACACTCATTCCTATTGGATAATGCACTTAATTAAGCAATGAAATGCACGACCTTTGGTAAAAAGATTGTCGTGGGAGTAGTTTTCAATAATTCTCGTGTAAATCAATCACATGTAAGATGAGGATATTGCAACGGTAATAAGGGAGAAATAGTAATTGATTGTTTAATCGAACTATAAGGGAAATTATTGAATCGAGGGAGAATAATATTCGGGtatttgtaacaaattttgacatccaagaaaaaaatctgcatttgaaaattttaatattcgaTAATATCCATTAATATTAAAAGCTCAAGTCCATATCCGCCAATCTGAAGGAGTATAAACCGAACTATCCCataatataaatagaatttatgTAGTGCTGCTTATAGTCGGCATATCAATATAGAATGCCATACGTTAGCAACACATACACAGtgcggctgatatgtattgctacCATACACAGtgcggctgatatgtattgctacCAACTTCAGGTTGATATAATTCCAAAGCGTTCGTCTGACATTTAAAGGATTTTTTACTATCTTTGGAATAAATCTGTTAAATGTCAGACGAGCTGtttggattttattttgtttttcaaaaggtTACAAAATTATTGTTATACATTGCACTAAGAGATAAAGTTATTTGTGATTGAATTCAAACATGCTAGTGTTATTGTTGGGaaaaaatggttcaatttgGCAAG contains these protein-coding regions:
- the LOC142220077 gene encoding diacylglycerol kinase eta isoform X5, encoding MEDWLGSLKSASIPPRSRGDSFFIEQHDIFANHHHWYATSHARPTYCNVCRDALSGVTSHGLSCEVCKCKVHKRCAAKAIANCKWTTLATVGKDIIEDQNGSIVMPHQWMEGNLPVSATCAVCKKTCGSVLRLQDWRCLWCRTTVHVACRPHVAIACPMGPAKLSVVPPTCVHSIGNDDSWDVASPKGNFSPLLVFVNSKSGDNQGVKFLRRFKQLLNPAQVFDLISTGPGLGLRLFRHFEMFRILVCSGDGSVGWVLSEIDRFSMHKQCQVAVLPLGTGNDLARVLGWGSSCDDDAHLPQILERYETASTKMLDRWSIMVFEKAVSVHPKMPKMSLSSEQEALLTGMVTAANENLRSIVETDDLPTLMSATKTLCETIDDLLERMCENRKEDDQLTLKCDILRQKVNMLLDALKEEENGSHNGDDLLSTINSIIAKSAPNSPILTASSSSLLNPNISIEKNEKDQLNLKERRNSRSLRGNEREALQSRANSVKRAMYNVVEHSEPGRPKRYQRRLSVTPFEALKIPTTTSSDSTPCTSPLPIIPPINIISPTMESSRLTCISPLPDTRRESMDEHFFNTISLPVPRQFADSRRSSGVPEVIQEQEENSNGNGETTYRRTRFSLSGGANIDDAGNRLSPGSEGASTPTERNFLTVPILTSDHLVDPLSEFRPIEVFERNYYMSKQLDKDKESAEEGQQTKKQLDKDKESAEEGQQTKKVTISGEALVHTCDLQVPTIVVNPNDACNVYTGDSITIIDTDGNTDQSSEEEFQGEPSDVLSAISNEECSVASEIFDKHEQPLTGYQLGDLLQNLDSNEFTHIDSPETSDETENIPGESLMDDISSVLGHDITYALQDNTITDDTTLMCSERAAIPPPKPARANPKARRGSSPPRAARLDRMDSDDNPQQFGFENIVFEIDNRCDDQKIREPPRFCSLAQFVEGSDIARQSFKRPKKRSSLKQTKETTSKLVSQQQQSVDEGTIITSTTTSSSQHTLTTTSGHQSEDDLSTATAIRIEVSDTTTTTSTSCLKSSPRKSIPGQDVKRITFDDSCKKESFDDVTPHHPQISVVVRPPTPLRGDAIRPLNPEACSSLLAIRVPSEIRRHSSHATSLTVREFDKDKDRRHSGFNPNYLSLDPEHNRFLNSSPAASRRISCGSLFKKRSKGILSERVYGLLGLKLFVVAEPDIRMATLALIRPLILLPNEALPNLQNLKGSKTSLFTGSSLFGFDHFGMAPEKEDKEKKEKDKTPTEENRKLPIINPIVKLPNWPNLTGGGSGFISKCLLANADTLCAAVSPLMDPDETLLAGYHEKCVMNNYFGIGIDAKISLDFHNKREEHPEKCRSRAKNYMWYGVLGSKQLLQKTCKNLEQRVQLECDGQRIPLPSLQGIVILNIPSFMGGTNFWGNSKKDDIFLVPNFDDRILEVVAVFGSVQMAASRLINLQHHRIAQCQSVQINILGDEEIPIQVDGEAWLQPPGMIRILHKNRVQMLCRNRNLEASLKTWQEKQRQHSISIQRDHSSTASEHATSTDEVISERECYVLLNFIEAVSSLIKWVKFLIISHPTLRHDLYAVACRAQDALESIHPQGKLLEGPSLRTKLVEVIDSSRQLYDDACTLLRDRGHSLILREDLESKLSAALANMEMELKKCSVQKCVDGKLRAYFNVLAPNEEGDGRRKSRAFWTRLRSGSTAGQNQFKPPLTNTREAVNNWSVNEVVTWLETMQLSEYVDSFLRNDIRGKELLTLGRRDLKDLGVIKVGHVKRILQAIKDMNDN